The Meleagris gallopavo isolate NT-WF06-2002-E0010 breed Aviagen turkey brand Nicholas breeding stock chromosome 10, Turkey_5.1, whole genome shotgun sequence genome contains a region encoding:
- the FNDC7 gene encoding fibronectin type III domain-containing protein 7 isoform X5, with amino-acid sequence MRGSERASLLLVGLHLHSLRVVFSTNTGFSMSIYDVTSRSIYLRWSKFSGASSYRVTATAVNTVGHSLLAHFSDGTLKSTLTSLIPNTVYAIQAEAIDKNGITLAETRTMQSTAPDVPVIDQAYSKLSSSITVEWRAVPGATGYLLAAQDGDSCIETVVTKSPGTVMGLEPATCYRITIRSVNAGGKSRPSPSRKTTTVLSAPILSASSPSCDSIAVSWKAVYMAVGFSVSLMRSDGLGKMLKQNTTNTSFIFSNLDPGTLYTIKAYAWNANGLPGDDFTYNQRTIPCAPGNVSIEDDEHGNLLVSWFRVNFGHYYVVFVKSDDGLEVYCNTSHTQCLFQSDCGFTYFVSVFAYNNAGQSPLGDVFNYTTAPCCPSNFRAVLVSSDTVEVSWAPVRGAEMYETKAASWRGTVLCNDTATACTLSALRCNTRYNVTVYSFSEARGSNTSCASKYVTTAPCSPEIKNISKEALSVISVHWQSNNEEATYIVTARGEAGLWHCTSSGNSCTLINLPCGSAFSVSVIARSPAGQSLPSYSVPLETAPCCPNDLTLTQVTQSVTNVTWSVGMGAHTYATTLESPKGQAKCHTLQNYCLLGCITCGTNYTVSLKAISETGLTSHCTYQGYSSSACCPSGVKLYRLGNNGIRVYWQASEETISYITDLRGSKGNFTCSPSSGLSYCDITEIPCGDVYTAVVSPATAKSLKFTFCPKKIYSVTCSGSSVGMGKNTVHSFHYSCS; translated from the exons ATGCGCGGTTCGGAGCGAGCATCGCTGCTGCTCGTCGGACTGCATCTCCACAGCCTGCGAGTG GTCTTTTCAACTAACACAG gtttctCTATGTCTATATATGACGTGACCTCAAGAAGCATTTATCTCAGATGGTCCAAGTTTTCAGGAGCCTCTTCTTACAGAGTCACAGCTACAGCTGTGAATACTGTAGGCCATTCTTTACTGGCTCATTTTAGTGATGGTACACTGAAGAGCACTCTAACTTCGTTAATTCCCAATACTGTCTATGCTATACAAGCAGAAGCCATTGACAAGAATGGAATTACTCTGGCAGAAACACGGACAATGCAGTCAACAG CTCCAGACGTACCTGTTATTGATCAAGCTTACTCAAAACTTAGCAGTAGTATCACAGTAGAGTGGAGAGCGGTACCTGGAGCTACTGGTTATCTGCTGGCTGCACAGGATGGAGATTCCTGCATTGAAACTGTAGTCACAAAATCACCAGGTACAGTGATGGGATTGGAACCAGCCACCTGCTACAGAATCACCATCAGGTCTGTAAACGCAGGAGGAAAGAGCCGCCCTTCACCTTCCAGAAAGACAACAACag TCTTGTCTGCTCCAATTCTGTCTGCCAGTTCCCCGAGCTGTGATTCCATTGCAGTGAGCTGGAAGGCTGTGTATATGGCAGTTGGGTTCTCTGTGTCCCTGATGAGATCAGACGGTTTGGGCAAAATGCTGAAGCAGAACACTACCAATACCTCCTTTATATTTTCAAACTTAGATCCAGGAACTCTCTATACTATAAAAGCATATGCCTGGAATGCCAACGGTCTTCCTGGAGATGATTTCACATATAACCAAAGAACAa ttccttgtGCACCAGGAAATGTATCAATTGAAGATGATGAACATGGAAACTTATTGGTATCATGGTTTAGAGTAAATTTTGGACATTATTATGTGGTTTTTGTGAAGAGCGACGATGGCTTGGAAGTATATTGCAACACATCACATACTCAATGCCTTTTCCAGTCAGACTGCGGTTTCACTTATTTCGTTAGTGTCTTTGCATATAACAATGCAGGGCAGAGTCCTTTAGGTGATGTATTCAATTACACAACTG CACCGTGCTGCCCCAGTAACTTCCGCGCAGTGCTGGTGTCGAGCGACACGGTGGAGGTGAGCTGGGCTCCTGTCCGCGGTGCTGAAATGTACGAGACCAAGGCTGCCTCCTGGAGGGGGACGGTGCTGTGCAACGACACTGCCACAGCCTGCACCCTGTCTGCTCTGCGCTGCAACACCCGCTACAACGTCACCGTTTACTCCTTCAGTGAGGCCAGGGGCAGCAACACATCGTGTGCATCTAAGTATGTGACAACAG CTCCCTGCAgtcctgaaattaaaaatatctcaaagGAGGCTCTTTCTGTGATCAGTGTGCACTGGCAATCTAACAACGAGGAAGCTACATATATCGTAACTGCCCGAGGAGAGGCTGGACTTTGGCACtgtacaagctctggaaactCTTGTACCCTAATTAATCTTCCCTGTGGATCTGCTTTCTCTGTTAGTGTCATAGCAAGATCTCCAGCTGGACAGAGCTTGCCAAGCTACAGTGTCCCTTTAGAGACAG ctcCTTGTTGCCCTAACGACCTGACACTAACTCAAGTGACACAGTCTGTAACAAATGTCACCTGGTCTGTTGGGATGGGTGCACACACATATGCAACGACATTGGAGTCTCCAAAGGGACAGGCAAAATGTCACACTCTTCAAAACTACTGTCTCCTGGGATGCATCACATGTGGCACCAACTACACGGTATCTCTGAAAGCCATCAGTGAAACTGGTTTGACATCCCATTGCACATATCAAGGATATTCTTCCA GTGCTTGCTGTCCTTCTGGAGTGAAGCTGTATAGACTTGGCAATAATGGTATCCGGGTATACTGGCAAGCTTCTGAAGAAACAATAAGCTACATTACTGATTTACGTGGCTCAAAAGGCAATTTCACTTGTTCACCTAGCTCGGGTCTAAGTTACTGTGATATTACTGAGATACCTTGTGGTGACGTCTACACAGCAGTAGTATCTCCAGCTACAGCTAAGAGCCTGAAGTTCACCTTTTGtcctaaaaaaatatattcag TAACCTGTTCTGGAAGCTCTGTTGGAATGGGTAAGAACACAGTACACTCATTCCATTATTCATGTTCATAG
- the FNDC7 gene encoding fibronectin type III domain-containing protein 7 isoform X4: MSIYDVTSRSIYLRWSKFSGASSYRVTATAVNTVGHSLLAHFSDGTLKSTLTSLIPNTVYAIQAEAIDKNGITLAETRTMQSTAPDVPVIDQAYSKLSSSITVEWRAVPGATGYLLAAQDGDSCIETVVTKSPGTVMGLEPATCYRITIRSVNAGGKSRPSPSRKTTTVLSAPILSASSPSCDSIAVSWKAVYMAVGFSVSLMRSDGLGKMLKQNTTNTSFIFSNLDPGTLYTIKAYAWNANGLPGDDFTYNQRTSPKAPADVQVAFSNGALRATVSWMPAEGALTYSVTASSGLLKLKCNTSSSSCVVPSLQCGSEYSVSVTAHNDAGSSNPTDAVSLKTIPCAPGNVSIEDDEHGNLLVSWFRVNFGHYYVVFVKSDDGLEVYCNTSHTQCLFQSDCGFTYFVSVFAYNNAGQSPLGDVFNYTTAPCCPSNFRAVLVSSDTVEVSWAPVRGAEMYETKAASWRGTVLCNDTATACTLSALRCNTRYNVTVYSFSEARGSNTSCASKYVTTAPCSPEIKNISKEALSVISVHWQSNNEEATYIVTARGEAGLWHCTSSGNSCTLINLPCGSAFSVSVIARSPAGQSLPSYSVPLETAPCCPNDLTLTQVTQSVTNVTWSVGMGAHTYATTLESPKGQAKCHTLQNYCLLGCITCGTNYTVSLKAISETGLTSHCTYQGYSSSACCPSGVKLYRLGNNGIRVYWQASEETISYITDLRGSKGNFTCSPSSGLSYCDITEIPCGDVYTAVVSPATAKSLKFTFCPKKIYSVTCSGSSVGMGKNTVHSFHYSCS; encoded by the exons ATGTCTATATATGACGTGACCTCAAGAAGCATTTATCTCAGATGGTCCAAGTTTTCAGGAGCCTCTTCTTACAGAGTCACAGCTACAGCTGTGAATACTGTAGGCCATTCTTTACTGGCTCATTTTAGTGATGGTACACTGAAGAGCACTCTAACTTCGTTAATTCCCAATACTGTCTATGCTATACAAGCAGAAGCCATTGACAAGAATGGAATTACTCTGGCAGAAACACGGACAATGCAGTCAACAG CTCCAGACGTACCTGTTATTGATCAAGCTTACTCAAAACTTAGCAGTAGTATCACAGTAGAGTGGAGAGCGGTACCTGGAGCTACTGGTTATCTGCTGGCTGCACAGGATGGAGATTCCTGCATTGAAACTGTAGTCACAAAATCACCAGGTACAGTGATGGGATTGGAACCAGCCACCTGCTACAGAATCACCATCAGGTCTGTAAACGCAGGAGGAAAGAGCCGCCCTTCACCTTCCAGAAAGACAACAACag TCTTGTCTGCTCCAATTCTGTCTGCCAGTTCCCCGAGCTGTGATTCCATTGCAGTGAGCTGGAAGGCTGTGTATATGGCAGTTGGGTTCTCTGTGTCCCTGATGAGATCAGACGGTTTGGGCAAAATGCTGAAGCAGAACACTACCAATACCTCCTTTATATTTTCAAACTTAGATCCAGGAACTCTCTATACTATAAAAGCATATGCCTGGAATGCCAACGGTCTTCCTGGAGATGATTTCACATATAACCAAAGAACAa GTCCTAAGGCACCAGCAGATGTTCAAGTAGCTTTCAGTAATGGAGCTTTAAGAGCTACTGTTTCTTGGATGCCAGCAGAAGGAGCTCTGACTTACAGTGTGACAGCCTCCAGCGGACTCTTGAAACTGAAGTGTAACACATCTTCTTCCTCCTGCGTAGTACCATCACTCCAGTGCGGGTCTGAATATTCTGTTTCTGTCACAGCACATAATGATGCTGGATCCAGTAATCCTACTGATGCAGTGAGCTTAAAAACTA ttccttgtGCACCAGGAAATGTATCAATTGAAGATGATGAACATGGAAACTTATTGGTATCATGGTTTAGAGTAAATTTTGGACATTATTATGTGGTTTTTGTGAAGAGCGACGATGGCTTGGAAGTATATTGCAACACATCACATACTCAATGCCTTTTCCAGTCAGACTGCGGTTTCACTTATTTCGTTAGTGTCTTTGCATATAACAATGCAGGGCAGAGTCCTTTAGGTGATGTATTCAATTACACAACTG CACCGTGCTGCCCCAGTAACTTCCGCGCAGTGCTGGTGTCGAGCGACACGGTGGAGGTGAGCTGGGCTCCTGTCCGCGGTGCTGAAATGTACGAGACCAAGGCTGCCTCCTGGAGGGGGACGGTGCTGTGCAACGACACTGCCACAGCCTGCACCCTGTCTGCTCTGCGCTGCAACACCCGCTACAACGTCACCGTTTACTCCTTCAGTGAGGCCAGGGGCAGCAACACATCGTGTGCATCTAAGTATGTGACAACAG CTCCCTGCAgtcctgaaattaaaaatatctcaaagGAGGCTCTTTCTGTGATCAGTGTGCACTGGCAATCTAACAACGAGGAAGCTACATATATCGTAACTGCCCGAGGAGAGGCTGGACTTTGGCACtgtacaagctctggaaactCTTGTACCCTAATTAATCTTCCCTGTGGATCTGCTTTCTCTGTTAGTGTCATAGCAAGATCTCCAGCTGGACAGAGCTTGCCAAGCTACAGTGTCCCTTTAGAGACAG ctcCTTGTTGCCCTAACGACCTGACACTAACTCAAGTGACACAGTCTGTAACAAATGTCACCTGGTCTGTTGGGATGGGTGCACACACATATGCAACGACATTGGAGTCTCCAAAGGGACAGGCAAAATGTCACACTCTTCAAAACTACTGTCTCCTGGGATGCATCACATGTGGCACCAACTACACGGTATCTCTGAAAGCCATCAGTGAAACTGGTTTGACATCCCATTGCACATATCAAGGATATTCTTCCA GTGCTTGCTGTCCTTCTGGAGTGAAGCTGTATAGACTTGGCAATAATGGTATCCGGGTATACTGGCAAGCTTCTGAAGAAACAATAAGCTACATTACTGATTTACGTGGCTCAAAAGGCAATTTCACTTGTTCACCTAGCTCGGGTCTAAGTTACTGTGATATTACTGAGATACCTTGTGGTGACGTCTACACAGCAGTAGTATCTCCAGCTACAGCTAAGAGCCTGAAGTTCACCTTTTGtcctaaaaaaatatattcag TAACCTGTTCTGGAAGCTCTGTTGGAATGGGTAAGAACACAGTACACTCATTCCATTATTCATGTTCATAG